In Haliotis asinina isolate JCU_RB_2024 chromosome 16, JCU_Hal_asi_v2, whole genome shotgun sequence, the following are encoded in one genomic region:
- the LOC137267885 gene encoding hyaluronidase A-like, whose amino-acid sequence MIVVLLYVVAVLVCLTLPPTLGRSSKDATKGCTAPYTLPDLPFFVVWNVPSDVCEAHGINLNLTTYRIVTNKNDQFMGENMVIFYGFGDWPSLQTSSNGGIPQEGNLPEHFRKATAVTNQIIPDHKYTGLAVIDFESWRPHLPLNFGTLGNYKTKSVELVKKQHPTWTNTTQIMEEATRQFDIAARNFLQGSLQLGRQLRPNAHWGYYGYPRCWGSSTTNECSNPGTSNTNDKYMGWLFSTSTGLYPRIYTNRKTPMHSRYLYVRQTVNETLRVQAKWSGLNTPIMPYSLGQDNGTDFFKKDDLKVAIEEPAAMGASGVVIWGSHSFFKTKNECRMMQNDINKVLGPFVKNLTDFTQACANELCNNHGRCIRKDFEATTQNFLRLYQKEACVRPREEYGDTRDKRWTVFGDRYPRLKKYDYYVCRCLPGWSGEYCNKA is encoded by the exons ATGATTGTAGTGCTACTCTACGTTGTAGCTGTCCTTGTATGTCTGACACTTCCCCCAACTCTCGGGAGAAGTTCCAAGGATGCTACCAAAGGATGCACAGCACCATACACACTACCTGATCTACCTTTCTTCGTTGTTTGGAATGTCCCCTCCGACGTTTGCGAAGCGCACGGGATTAACCTAAACTTGACAACTTATCGAATCGTTACGAACAAGAATGATCAATTCATGGGAGAAAATATGGTTATATTTTACGGATTTGGAGACTGGCCTTCCCTACAGACGTCTTCAAATGGCGGTATCCCACAG GAAGGAAACCTACCCGAACACTTCCGAAAGGCGACAGCTGTGACGAACCAGATCATCCCCGATCACAAATATACCGGGTTGGCGGTGATCGACTTCGAATCCTGGAGACCACATCTACCGCTGAATTTTGGCACTTTAGGAAATTACAAGACAAAGTCAGTCGAGCTGGTCAAGAAACAACATCCCACCTGGACAAACACGACACAGATCATGGAGGAGGCTACACGACAGTTCGACATTGCCGCCAG GAACTTCCTGCAAGGATCTCTTCAACTGGGCCGACAACTCCGTCCGAACGCCCACTGGGGTTACTATGGTTACCCGCGATGCTGGGGGTCGTCAACAACCAATGAATGCTCAAATCCTGGAACATCTAATACGAATGATAAATA CATGGGGTGGTTGTTCTCTACTAGCACAGGCCTGTACCCCAGGATTTACACCAATCGGAAGACACCAATGCACAGCCGTTACCTGTACGTCAGACAGACGGTGAACGAGACGCTCCGAGTGCAGGCGAAATGGTCCGGGCTCAACACTCCCATCATGCCATACAGTCTGGGTCAAGACAACGGAACAGATTTCTTCAAGAAG GATGACCTCAAGGTCGCCATCGAGGAACCTGCCGCTATGGGGGCTTCTGGAGTGGTCATCTGGGGAAGTCATAGTTTCTTCAAGACGAAGAATGAATGCCGCATGATGCAGAATGATATCAACAAAGTCCTAGGTCCCTTCGTCAAGAACCTCACCGACTTCACACAGGCATGTGCCAACGAGCTGTGCAACAACCACGGCCGCTGTATCAGGAAGGATTTCGAGGCCACCACACAGAACTTCCTCCGTCTGTACCAGAAGGAGGCCTGTGTGAGGCCCAGGGAGGAGTATGGGGACACAAGGGACAAGAGGTGGACGGTGTTCGGGGACAGGTACCCCAGACTGAAGAAATATGACtattatgtgtgtaggtgtctgCCTGGGTGGTCGGGTGAATATTGTAACAAGGCATAG